Part of the Carcharodon carcharias isolate sCarCar2 chromosome 11, sCarCar2.pri, whole genome shotgun sequence genome, gctttttctgaagcccgccaggggtcccggcctgcctgccaaccctaaggttggatgggcaggtccactaatgatGATTAGTTtctgaatggcctcaataggccactagcaggtcagcgggtgcacagctgactcggctgtgcccccgccgacctgaaaatggaaatgacgcagggtgatgtcggggttCCATCCAActtcatcctgcgtcattttacacgtcagcgagcaggccctgcccccgctcgccaacgagAAAATTCTTCTCTATGTTTTAAAAGAAACCAATTTAactaggctttcttgagttaaagaaagagagtgagtctaaatgcaagaaaaaataataaaaatgcaacacacatacacacagattagaagtGAGAAATTTAGTCTTAAAAATAAAAGTTGAAAAGGTATCTgaatcagtcctttggcttgtccatgaggagtaaATGATGAAATGTTCTGGCTGTTAATTTGGGGTATTGCAAGTAGTGCTGATTTTAGCAGTTGAGCATTTGGTTTAGAGAATCTTGGTTCtgtaggttagctgaaaggagttgtccttcctttttgactgtggctttgctgacataagaactaggagcaggagtaggcaattcagcccctcaagcctgccccgccattcaatacggtcATGGCTGATTTCTTGTtgccctcaactccaatttcccgccctctccccataacttttcaacCCTTAActatttaaaaatctgtctatcccctcaaatttattcagcgtcccggcatctacTGCAGTCTTGATtcagtaattcctcctcatctctaatttAAATCTACTACCCTggagcctaaaactatggcctctcattctagaatgccccacaaggggaaacatccccttCACGTCTCCTTTGTCTATTCCCTTCAGCATCATAAATACCtaaattagatctcctctcatccttctaaactctagcgagtacaggcctaaactgctcaatctctcctcctcattaagacaagccccacatctctggaatcaatttaTTGaagctcctctgaaccacctccaaagcaattacatctttcctcaagtaaggggaccaaaactatgcgcagtactccaggtgcggtctcaccaatgccttgtacagttgcaacaacacttccctatttttatactttatttctttagcaataaatgccaaaattccatttgctgttTGACTGGTGTCTTTCTTcagcaatcagagagagtgtttttttttaacctgcaaGCGCAGGGATACCCAGTTGGTGTTCTTCATCTGTGACCTTCACAGTGTGCACACACTAGACTAGCACACAAaactagggttgcagttggctttttttaCACCCCTTGccctgtgtattcctggaagggaaagaaCAAACAAGTCTTTCGCCCAGATTTGTTTTCGTTTCATCTTggttcatgttcacagtctgggatataactcaacaggaagTGGTTTTGcctgagatggtaatcattttccatCATCTCCACaatcacaggagattacagttcagtttacattgtatcttttcctttgaagtgccaaGTAGACCGTGTCACACattttaggtgcgacattccgttctctctgaactagttggtcaagtaatccacaggaattttccagcaagtggttaccttaCAAGCAAAAACTGGCTGATATTTAtgtcctgtttttaaaaaaacacaaaaattcAATATGTCCAGAAGTAATTTGGGGATAGGATCAGTGGTCATGACAAGATGAGGACCAATACAGGATGAGCCACTCCAAGGAGACCAGAGAGCCTgtctgtgaaaggtgctatcccTCCTTTACACCCCAAGGACATACTTCGCAATTTCCTGTTTTGCTGATGACTGTGTGCACTAGCTGCCGGTTATGGCCTTCTGTCTACTTCAGTCCATGACCAGAATCTGTCAACAGGGAAAATGTTCACTTATCTTGGTTTCCCCATTCTTCTTGAGCTGTCTATATTGACAACAGATAtatgcaagaattgccaaagcaagtgtagcctttggcagatttcaaacatcagtctgggaatgaagaggagTAAGTTTGTCTACCAAACTGAAAACCTATAGAGCAATCAGCCTGCCCAAGCTGCTCTACACATGTGAAACTTGGACTGTGTATCAGCATCATGCCAAaaagctcaaccactttcacttgagctgcctttgGAAATTTCTGAAGATCAGATGACAGGATAAGATACCAGTCACTGAGGTACTCACCAGAGCTTGCATGCCAAGCATCTACATaatattgagacagtcacaactgagttaGGCTGGTCATGTAGCCAAAATGCCTGAAACTCATTTACTAAAGCAAATCTTCTGTTGAGAGCTTGAGCCTGAGTTGTATTCTCATGGCAGTCAAAGGACGTGCCGCAAGGACATCTTGGAagcttcacttaggagttttgatatcaACTTCAAGCCCTAGGAGAAGCTCACCCTGGATTGCTGCACCTGGAGCAACCAAATAAAAAAGAACGGTGCAGCCTCCTTTGAAAGCAAACACATattggaggcagagagagaacatCAGGAGAGGAAGTCCATAAGCAGCTTGTCCCACCCTTGATCATCTATGGAATCCTatcctatttgcagcagaacctgGGCACAGTGGCCTTGGCACTCACACAGCCACTGGAACCCTACCAAACACCCTagatgatgaacatggtcatcttcacAGCGAAGGACAAACCAGAAAGATCCTTTATCTACTCCTGCCATCTATGGGAAGAGAAAATTATTGCTTCGATTAAAGAAGAATACATACTGGTTTTCATGTCGCTTATAAGCATAATTACACCTCAATTTCCTGGTGGAGCTGTGTAGGCAAGTCTTTATAAACTGGAGTCCCCAGGTGTATATTTTAATTTTTGGCTCTGTAGTTAAGAAAAGCTGTAGAGAATGccaatttttctcttttttgcttttattcaaagcGTCATTAATATCAAATAATTTTACATTTGAGCTGTTTCACTAGTTTAAATTCAGAAAGTGTAATTTAATTACAAAAAACAACATCCAGAGCTGCTTGTGTAGACTTCATTCACTTTTAATAAGTGATTCATGTCAACATCAGTTTCCTTCCCAACGTCTAACTGCCTTAAGTGTTTAGCTGCATTCAGTGGATTTGTGTAAAAATGATAATTTGACACATTCTGTTTTTAGTCTCAATGGTGAAAATACTGCTGGACCATTTGAGGTTTGTTATAAGAATTATTCTTAGTGTGTTAGACTCAAGTGCTATAGGCACGAGTGATTTTTCACAAGTAGATTAATGTGCGGGattcatcatcagtgatgtattATTAAATATCAAATGTTCCCCCTGCTTCAGAGCTTAGTCAATTTGTACTGTAAAAGATTCATTGCTGAATATGGACACACTGCTGcagtatctggggagttgtgaatggcactaaacattgtgcaatcatcagcaagcgtCCCCACTTCCTCCCTttatagaaggaaggtcattgaagcagctgaagatggttgggtctaggacactaccctgaggaactcctgcagcagtgttctgggactgagatgattgacttccaacatcacaaccatcttcatttatgctaggtatgactccaaccagcagtttttccccgattcccattgactccaagctttgctagggctcctttttgccaccctcagtcaaatgctgccttgatgtcaagggcagtcactctcacctcacctcaagagttcagttcttttgtccatgtttgaccaaggctgtaatgaggtcaggagcagagtggccctggtagaaccctaactgagcatcggtgagcaggttattactgtgtaagtgccacttgatagcactgttggcgaCAGTCTTCCATCATGATGATgctgatcgagaatagactgggCTGGTAATTGCCTGggttttctctgagggtagtcttctgaactctcttccacaaaaggcgatggaagcagtTTTCGAATATTTTTCAGGCAAAGCTAGATATAtatttgattaacaagggggtgaaaggttattgaggtaggcaggaatttggggttgaggttacaatcaaatcagccaggatctattgaatggcagagcaggctcgaggggccaagtggcctactcctgttcctaattcgtatgggttggatttgttctgctttgtgaacaggacatatctggacaattttccacctgcccttttaccaccTTCACTTTCCACTTTCCAGAGCCCCAGAGTGACACAGCAATTTAGCTGTGCCTCTCCCAACAATATTCAGCATTTGCAATACAATCTCCTCTAGGCttagggagaccaaatgcagattaggTGACTGCTTTAGAGAGCCCCTGTGTTCAGTCTGCAAGTGTGACTGAGTCTTTTGTCACTTATCATTTTAGCTCTCCATCCTAACCTCCCTCTGACCTTgttctcctttgcctccaacattgtttcaatgaagctcaaggaacagcagctCACCATTCATTTAGGCACTTCACAACTTTCTGAACTCCACATCGAGTTCAGTGGTTTCTAATCATAACCGCTCCTCCACTTTTTTTCTCACTCAACAGCTGCTGGAAATGATTTTGTTATTCATTAAAACGCTTCTGCCTTCCACTGTACCACAGACCTTGCCTTTTttttcctctcctcccctcccacccacatttCCTGCCTTTGTAACAGTTTTTAAGCAAGCACATCATTTTCCAGTGAAGCAAAAATATGAAATGTTTACTCTGACagtatccatggagagagaaacagagctgcatagtatttccatccattttgtttttatttgtattCACTTTGTTTTTATGTGGTGTATAATTCTTGAGATATGCAAAGAACCAAAACAGTATAAATATCACTATTTGTTATTAAATATTTTACCCACTTTTTGGCAAAATGTTATTTAAATTGCTTAGTGCAATTTTTACTCTTCGTTAGACTGAGCTAATTTCATCAGCGTTTATGGTTTCTGACCAGAAGTTATTGGTGCTGACTCCCAGGGTGGGCTTGCAGCTTGTATGGGACCTTGCATTAGAAAAATGGGAGTGAAAAGGGGAATGCAGCTGTAGAACAGGACACTGGCCTCGGGCTTTCTGATTGTTTTTTGGAGAACAGCAGTCAGTAGGTCCAAAGAACTGAAGATCACACTCAAAAAAAAGAGTTTCTACTTGCTTTGAGATTTTTTGTCATGTTGTGGATACAACATGATACAAGTGGAACCAGGGCACATCACCTGTTGCCAGCTCCTGGACCTTTTAACAACAAGGAATTAAGGTTGACAGCCAAGATTGTCCCTCCCTACTTCATTAATCTTTGTACATTGGGCTTGTATCTGTTGTTGCTGAAGATTTGATCTGCCCTTTGGAATAAGCCCAGAAATTCCAAGACAAAATAAAGGGTTAAAAACCAAGCATTATGGTTGGCTTTCTCTTCTTTTACACCTTTGTGCCCATGAAATAACTATTTCCCTGGAGTGAATGTCAAGAAAATTTGCCACACCATGTACCATCATCTTGATTGTCAATAGTTACAAGTTTGGTTTGTTATTGGTAAAACGGATTATTTTCTATTAAAGTGAGCTCCAAGGAAGCTGGCAAAAGCCACTTTGTTGATAGGATATTGTTTCCTGATGGATATAGTTGTAATTTTTCCTCATTTGTCATCGGGCCACTGCATTCTGCATGAGTAGTGTCAAGGTGAAGATACCCTGGATTATCAAACAAATAATTTAGACATTTTCCATGTGATGTATATTAGGTACCACGAGAGCAACTAAGATAAGGAAATCCTGGTATTCTTTCAATAATTAATATTTTCTATTTGTATAATTAATTACATCAATGTTAGGCTCAAAATTTAAGTGGTGCATAACTGGCTTTGACCAAAGTTCACCAAAATCCATCTTTACATATTGTTTGAATAAATCAGGCACATGAAAAACCCAAGATTCAATGAATGGATATCTTGCAAATTATGCAGCATTATGTTCTGGGCATCTTTCGCAAATGTCATGTTTAAGAAATGGTGGTCCTTTATAGTTGATGTATACCACTAGATTGGCTGATGATACCCACATCTCAGTTGGAATAAAGTTAACCTGagccagtaatataaataatcaagCTGTAGTGAATAAAATATTTGTTTTCATAATTTCAGCCAGATTGTTGTCAGGAGATACCTGccctcctgagagagagagagaaacaagattAATGAAAAACTGGGGAGAGAAATACAGGAAGAATAATCCAGATAATTGGCTTAATTGGTGTTTTCTTTTTGGTTGGCAAATGGTAACTTAACATCTATTATATCCTTGCTGAAAAATTCAGTCAATAATACATTCAGAAGTATCAAAAACTGCCATTTTCTGCTCATGGTTGAATGTGTAGAACCCTTACCATGTATTTAAAAAATACACCTCCAGCTGACCTTTACAATTCATGAAGATTTCTACAGAGGCAGCTCTAATAGCTGCCTTAATGCTTAAGTGCTGAAAAATGTTTAAACTGACTTTTGAATACATTCTTCAATATTGGATAATGTTAAAGATATTGTAAAGATCAGAAGATTTTctatgatttttaaaatgttttcagcCACTTTCTATATgttgaatggatttttttttaaagtaggcaATACCCTGTTAGCTCTTCGTCCTTTCAGTTGGCAACACAACGTGTACTGACTTGGTAATAATACTGTGTAGCTAttgttttcacagtttgaagagACAGTATCCCTTTTGTTTGCCTTTTGTTGAAATATCAAATGTCTGAAACGCTCACCCGGATATCGGCTAATGCTAAAGCTAGGTATCTGTGATATTATAAAACTGGAACAGTGTATTCCAATGATTCCAAATATGATGTAACTTTAGTCAGCAGTTTTAACTTCCTCTGAAATTAAATAAAACATATGCCACTTTCAATTTCTTTCTCCGCATAAAGAAAATATTTTGCCTTAGAGGTCTGCCACATTGGCAAAGTGTCTTGCAGTAAACTTGTAGGGAGAATTTTTCATTCCCTCCAACTTGCTAAAAGGGGATAGTTCAGAGTTAAACTCAGCATAGTAGGATTATCCTTGGTCTGTGctgcatcatcaaaacagatgaaGTCTTCCATCACAACACTTCTGAAATGTCATTGGTTTCCTCAACTGAGGGATTTCTtccgcccctctcccccccccccccccccccccccccccccccccccccccgccccccccccccccaaacacggtAATTGACAGAGCCTTTGACCATGTCCGCCACACTCCCTGCACTTCTGCTGTCACCCTTTTCACTCCCAGAAACACgacagggttccccttgtcctcgccttgcaccccaccagccttcatattcaatggatcattttccaccacctccagtacagtgccaccaccaaacacatcttcccctctcctTTCAGCATTTCAAAGGGACTGTTCCTTccatgataccctggtccactcctcagtcacccccaacatcctgtccccttcccacagcacctttttCATGCAAACACACAGCCCTTTTacctgctctctcctcactgtccaaggccacAAACACTCCTTCTAGGTGAAGTGATAATTTACATGTACTTTCAActtagtatactgtatttgctgctcacaaggTAGTATCTTCTTGCTTGGGGAGATGCAATGTagatgggtgactgctttgtggagcacctctgtccagtccacaagcatgacccctgAACTTCAGGTGGCCTGTCATTTTCATTCTCCACCTTGCTGTCAAGGTGACACTTCTGCCCACTGCACTGTTTCAATGAGGTTCAATGGAAGCTCAAGGAATAACACCCTATCTTTCAGTTCAGTATTTTACAGCATTCTGGGGTCAATATTAAGTTCAATAATTTCAGCCATAATCTCGGTACATGTTTTATTTCCTCTTTGCATTTCAACTTTTCCTCTATTTTAGTTTGCAGTCAGTAGCAGCATCTGCTCCAAGTATATAtttgtttctttgtttttttttctcacccCATTTCCATTCCCTTTGGCTCTTCTCTTGTCTTACACCTTTATTGCAGACCTTTTCTCCCCTTGTGCACCTACCCCTTTCTCAAAACCTATTACTTTTCTAacttttttccagttctgatgaaaagtcacagacctgaaatgttaactctgttcctctctccacagatgctgccataacctgctgagcacttccagaatttcctgtttttggttcagatctccagcattcacagtattcaGCTTTGTATATGGTTTTCCTGTGCAAAAAAGTGAACTTGTTACATTTACAACCAGTCAGCAGAATGTGGTGCTATCCAATTATCAGATTAGTATTTCATGAATGTTATCATGTAGGAGTTAATTTTTGGAGCTAGCCTTTTAGAATTGCAAGCATATGGAGTTATTAGCATCACTAACCAAAGTCTGTTCTTTCAACAGCAGATTGCCACTCACCATGGTAACAGTGCCAACACTAGTCATTTTCCTTTGTTCCATTAAGCATGTAATAATGCTTAAGGCAGAATGGCAGAAAACAAATATACCTGCTGTTTTGCCTCAGGAAACTGTGACACTGGAGAGAGCGCATTTTAAGGGTAAAGCAAAGCTAGAAGTAACCTCTCCATGTGAATTAGAGTGCCATAAAAGAGCGCCCCTACCAACATATGAAGACCTAAAAGAATATTTGTCTTATGAAACTCTGTACCTAGATGGAAGCAGAACTCTCACAAATGTGGACATCTACGGTTTCAATGTTGCTGATTTGGTAAACAAACAAAATCACAAGAGCGGTCGAAGAGCAAAGAGACAGATCTTTGGCCTGGATGGCAGATTCAGCATCTTGGGAAAAAACTTTTTGTTGAACTATCCTTTCTCAACATCAGTGAAAATCTCCACAGGTTGCACTGGGACTTTAGTAGCTGAGAAACATGTCCTAACAGCTGCCCACTGTATTCACGATGGCAAGAACTATGTGAAGGGTGCGCAAAGGATGAAAATTGGATTTTTTAAACCAAAACAAAAGGAGAATGGGAAAGCCACAAATCAAACCACAATTTTTCCAGAAAAACCTAGATTCCATTGGATACGAGTAAAACGGACACATGTTCCAAAGGGATGGATCAAAGGTTCAGCGAATGATATCGGCATGGATTACGATTATGCACTCCTGGAACTGAAAAGGCCTCACAAGAAACCCTTCATGAAAATAGGAGTTACTCCTCCTCTGGAAAGGCTGCCTGGTGGCAGGATTCACTTCTCTGGATTTGATAATGATCGTCCAGGAGATCTTGTTTATCGTTTCTGTTCAGTTAAAGATGAAACTTATGACCTCCTGTATCAGCACTGTGATGCTCAGCCTGGAGCCAGCGGTTCAGGTGTTTACATCCGAATGTGGAAAAAGCACAGTCGGAAATGGGAGCGAAAAGTGATTGGAATATTTTCAGGACACCAATGGGTGGATAAGAATGGTGTGCAGCAGGATTACAATGTGGCTGTTCGGATCACTCCTCTGAAATATGCACAGATATGTTTCTGGATCAAAGGAAATTATGTTGATTGTAGAGATGGATGAAGTTtctttttttatcttttttaataCTGTACCGTGCAAGCTGGTAAACTCATATCATAAAAACTATTCAATTCTGAATTTTATTTTATTGGGCTTAGCTCTTCTGTCACTGGGAGTGCAACACAAGAGAATAAAGTATTGCAAGAGCGTTCAAATAAAAATAGGGTAAAAAGTGTTTTAAATGCTTGTAACTTCATTGTGGTGGCATCTTGAATTAAAGAGTCCCCCGTTAAAGGCTTCTTTTTGCTGCAATTTGGAACTCACTTAATGTATAATGTCAAAGTTCAAAATATTTTAAGTAACTTTAATAAGATAGCATTAAATGCCTTTTCATGTCTTGATTACAAAGGCTTCTAAAATATGTTGTGGCACTTAGTGAATTTTCAAATGAGCTGAGATATCTTAAAAGGCCATTTTCATCTGAACTGAATCACTGTATTAAACATGAAACCAGTATCCTATGAGACAAACTTGTGGAGATTCTTCTTCCCTCTTAATTTAAGGCCACTCATTTTGAATACACAAGTATGGAAACAGTTGTTTAAAGATATTTTCATACATTAATGCTGTTTGCAAATTTCAGAAccactggaatttttttttttgatttacCACAGGCTAGAATTCAAAGGTAAGCTATTAATGACAATTCTGTAGGGATGTGATACAATAAGATCTTATCAAAAACTATCCTTAACTCCATTATCttcacaaagtgaagcatttTAAACTTTCATGCTTGTAGGATGAGTCAAAGCTTGATTAATATTAACAAGAAATCAATATAAAATAATGAACAAATTTGCTACATTTTTCAAAGCGGTCTTTACTTTTTTGatccattcctgggatgtgggagttcctggtaaagtcagtatttattgccctgaAGAAGTGATGGTGGTCATTTTGAatagctacagtccatgtggtgaaggtaatCCCACAAAGCTGCCAGATGGAAACTTctaaggttttgacccagcgataatgaAAGAACAGCATTACATGTTAAATCAGCATATTTGACTTGGAGGAAAGTTTGGAATTGATGTTcctatgtacctgctgcccttgttcttgtaAGTGGCAAAAGTTACAGGTTTAGGAGGTGCTGCTGCAGAAGCTTTGTGAAGTTTTTGCATCTTGTTGACCATATGGTGCATGCTGTAGCTCATGCGTGAGGTGGtgatcaagtgaactgctttgaATTGGATGATGGTATTATTAG contains:
- the LOC121284068 gene encoding serine protease 23-like produces the protein MVTVPTLVIFLCSIKHVIMLKAEWQKTNIPAVLPQETVTLERAHFKGKAKLEVTSPCELECHKRAPLPTYEDLKEYLSYETLYLDGSRTLTNVDIYGFNVADLVNKQNHKSGRRAKRQIFGLDGRFSILGKNFLLNYPFSTSVKISTGCTGTLVAEKHVLTAAHCIHDGKNYVKGAQRMKIGFFKPKQKENGKATNQTTIFPEKPRFHWIRVKRTHVPKGWIKGSANDIGMDYDYALLELKRPHKKPFMKIGVTPPLERLPGGRIHFSGFDNDRPGDLVYRFCSVKDETYDLLYQHCDAQPGASGSGVYIRMWKKHSRKWERKVIGIFSGHQWVDKNGVQQDYNVAVRITPLKYAQICFWIKGNYVDCRDG